A single genomic interval of Celeribacter indicus harbors:
- a CDS encoding phage tail tube protein, protein MARAQGARAQMALAFETTYGTPPVGGFTKMPFASTTLGAEQPLLNSELLGYGRDPLAPIKDAVTADGDVVVPLDAEAFGFWLKAAFGAPTTTGTGPWTHEFQSGAWTLPSLSIETGMPEVPRYAMYSGCVLDQITWQMQRSGLLTATARLVAQGETVGTTTSAGTPAALELKRFGHFNGSITRNGSALGNVVSADITYANNLDRIETIRSDGRIDGADPSIAALTGSIEVRFADSTLVTQAINGDPCELEFAYVLPSGESFTFTVHAVYLPRPRIEISGPQGVQATFDWQAARDSVLGRMCTATLVNDVETY, encoded by the coding sequence ATGGCACGAGCCCAGGGGGCGCGGGCGCAGATGGCGCTTGCGTTCGAGACGACCTATGGCACGCCGCCCGTGGGCGGCTTCACGAAGATGCCCTTTGCCAGCACCACGCTCGGGGCGGAGCAGCCGCTGCTGAACTCGGAGCTGTTGGGCTACGGCCGCGATCCGCTGGCGCCGATCAAGGATGCGGTGACGGCCGACGGCGACGTCGTCGTGCCGCTCGACGCGGAGGCCTTCGGTTTCTGGCTGAAGGCGGCCTTCGGTGCGCCGACCACGACCGGCACTGGTCCGTGGACGCACGAGTTCCAGTCCGGGGCCTGGACGCTGCCGAGCCTCTCCATCGAGACCGGCATGCCCGAGGTGCCGCGCTACGCCATGTATTCCGGCTGCGTCCTCGACCAGATCACCTGGCAGATGCAGCGGTCTGGCCTGCTGACCGCGACCGCCCGGCTGGTGGCGCAGGGTGAGACGGTGGGCACAACGACCAGCGCCGGGACACCCGCCGCGTTGGAACTGAAGCGCTTCGGCCATTTCAACGGGTCGATCACGCGGAACGGCTCGGCGCTCGGCAATGTGGTCTCTGCCGACATCACCTATGCCAACAACCTCGACCGCATCGAGACGATCCGTTCGGACGGCCGCATCGATGGCGCGGACCCGTCCATCGCGGCGCTGACGGGCTCCATCGAGGTCCGTTTCGCCGACAGCACGTTGGTGACGCAGGCGATCAATGGCGATCCCTGCGAGCTCGAGTTCGCCTACGTCCTGCCGTCGGGCGAGAGCTTCACCTTCACCGTGCACGCCGTCTACCTGCCACGCCCGCGCATCGAGATTTCCGGGCCGCAAGGGGTGCAGGCCACCTTCGACTGGCAGGCCGCCCGCGACAGCGTGCTCGGCCGGATGTGCACTGCCACCCTTGTGAACGATGTGGAGACTTATTGA
- a CDS encoding DUF7697 family protein: MSAALALGDALGVPPLAMAELLPVIEAVMVAKLNEQMERPDG; this comes from the coding sequence ATGTCGGCGGCGCTGGCGCTCGGTGACGCGCTCGGCGTGCCGCCGCTCGCCATGGCCGAACTGCTGCCCGTCATCGAAGCGGTGATGGTCGCGAAACTCAACGAACAGATGGAACGTCCCGATGGCTGA